The Magnolia sinica isolate HGM2019 chromosome 10, MsV1, whole genome shotgun sequence genome includes a window with the following:
- the LOC131257958 gene encoding RNA-binding motif protein 25 isoform X3 gives MLVLCGIVCIPAGIPRYPSPYAGMGRPAFPPRPPTAMGVIPPLSRPPVPGIRGVPPMVAPVMRPVVPIVAPTEKPQTTVYVGKIAATVENEFLLSLLQLCGPVKSWKRAQDPSDGSPRGFGFCEFESAEGVLRALRLLSKFSVDGQELVLNVNQATREYLERYVEKKTEREKKLKEGDAEGIEKDDESAPGVKKHEPQKPSLQDSKKDDHSADKENHDAAQKFGIVTDEDREADREASEKLTSMMEERLKTKPLPPPPPVQNDSSMKSNSEVPAKSRDGDSDVDIMKSDAAEDKNDDETTSEHKPTAEHDRPETSSSDKGRRYDRRSRERDRERDLKREKERELERYERERERERVRREREREMKVREAERLYKERVKEWESREREKDHQRMYEKEKEKEKERERRREIMDQEDESDDEDTRKRRRRSSSTYEEKRRKRQREKEDDLDDRLREEEEFAEAKRRAVEEQKQREEEVGQATNGSEKPAMPEEGISDEERENALDVTCERDSGHANHSRDAVQRNGTGDELTSGSSVADLDMRQNSGAPARKLGFGLTGSGKRTAVPSVFHEEDDEDAQKEKKMRPLVPIDYSTEEIKAVQPSVTGTPPNLVAAAEFAKRISNVNTKEERGESERERSKRSNDRSSQRERDRNDDESSRARDENKEKVHDKSLDRDRDQEHGPDKVKSLENKKLLDAKQLIDMIPKTKEELFSYDINWAVYDKHELHERMRPWISKKITEFLGEEEATLVDYIVSSTKEHVRATQMLELLQSILDDEAEMFVLKMWRMLIFEIKKVETGLSLKPRA, from the exons ATGCTTGTGTTGTGTG GTATTGTTTGCATTCCTGCAGGTATTCCTCGTTATCCTTCGCCATATGCGGGTATGGGTCGCCCTGCCTTCCCACCACGTCCACCAACGGCAATGGGTGTGATTCCGCCACTGTCACGGCCTCCTGTTCCAGGGATCCGTGGAGTTCCTCCAATGGTTGCCCCTGTGATGAGGCCAGTTGTTCCTATTGTTGCACCGACAGAGAAGCCCCAGACCACAGTTTATGTTGGCAAGATAGCTGCAACTGTGGAAAATGAATTTCTGCTCTCTCTCCTTCAG CTATGTGGGCCAGTCAAGAGTTGGAAGCGTGCACAAGATCCCTCTGATGGATCTCCAAGAGGCTTTGGCTTTTGTGAATTTGAATCTGCTGAAGGGGTGCTTCGTGCGTTGCGCCTGCTGAGTAAATTTAGTGTTGATGGACAAGAGCTGGTG CTAAACGTAAATCAAGCAACAAGGGAATACCTAGAGCGTTATGTTGAAAAGAAAACTGAAAGAGAAAAGAAACTTAAAGAAGGTGATGCTGAAGGTATTGAAAAAGATGATGAGAGTGCACCAGGTGTCAAGAAGCATGAGCCTCAAAAGCCCTCTTTACAGGACTCAAAAAAGGATGATCATTCGGCGGATAAAGAAAATCATGATGCAGCCCAGAAATTTGGTATCGTGACGGATGAAGATCGCGAGGCCGACAGAGAGGCTTCAGAGAAGCTAACAAGTATGATGGAAGAGAGGTTGAAGACAAAACCCCTGCCTCCTCCCCCACCTGTCCAAAATGATAGTTCTATGAAATCAAACTCTGAAGTGCCTGCTAAATCCAGGGATGGGGATTCTGATGTGGATATCATGAAAAGTG ATGCGGCTGAAGATAAAAATGATGATGAGACAACAAGCGAACACAAGCCAACAGCTGAGCACGATAGGCCTGAAACAAGCTCATCGGACAAGGGTAGGAGGTATGATAGGAGGAGCAGAGAGAGGGACAGGGAGCGGGATTTGAAAAGGGAGAAGGAACGGGAACTAGAGAGATATGAGAGAGAacgggagagagaaagagtgaggaGGGAGAGGGAGCGAGAGATGAAAGTCCGAGAGGCTGAGCGTTTGTATAAGGAGCGCGTTAAGGAGTGGGAATCcagggagagagaaaaagatcACCAGAGGATGtatgagaaggagaaggagaaggaaaaggAACGTGAACGCCGGAGGGAGATCATGGATCAAGAAGATGAGAGTGATGATGAAGATACAAGGAAACGAAGGCGCAGGAGTAGTAGCACATATGAGGAGAAGAGGAGAAAAAGGCAACGGGAAAAGGAAGATGACTTGGATGATCGATTAAGAGAGGAAGAGGAATTTGCAGAGGCTAAGAGGCGAGCAGTTGAAGAGCAGAAGCAGAGAGAGGAAGAGGTTGGCCAGGCAACTAATGGGAGTGAGAAACCTGCGATGCCAGAAGAAGGAATTAGTgatgaagagagagaaaatgcTTTAGATGTGACTTGTGAGAGGGATTCTGGTCATGCTAACCATTCTC GTGATGCGGTTCAAAGAAATGGCACTGGGGATGAATTAACTTCGGGATCATCAGTTGCTGATTTGGATATGAGGCAGAATAGCGGTGCTCCTGCTCGAAAGTTGGGTTTTGGCCTAACAGGCTCAGGAAAACGAACGGCCGTCCCTTCTGTTTTCCatgaagaagatgatgaggatgcacagaaggagaagaagatgagaCCACTAGTGCCTATCGATTATTCCACGGAGGAAATAAAGGCGGTCCAACCCTCTGTTACTGGGACACCCCCGAATTTGGTGGCAGCGGCAGAATTTGCTAAGCGAATCTCCAATGTTAACACCAAAGAAGAGAGGGGTGAATCAGAGAGGGAAAGAAGTAAGCGATCTAATGACAGATCGAGCCAGAGAGAGCGAGATCGAAATGATGATGAGAGCAGCCGTGCCAGAGATGAGAACAAAGAGAAAGTGCATGATAAGTCCCTTGACCGGGACAGGGATCAGGAACATGGTCCAGATAAGGTGAAGTCACTGGAAAACAAGAAGCTTTTGGACGCAAAGCAATTAATCGATATGATCCCGAAAACTAAGGAAGAGTTATTTTCATATGATATCAACTGGGCTGTTTATGACAAG CATGAGCTACATGAGAGAATGAGACCGTGGATATCAAAGAAGATTACGGAGTTTCTGGGTGAGGAAGAAGCTACTTTGGTGGACTACATTGTTTCCAGTACAAAGGAGCACGTGCGGGCAACTCAAATGCTGGAACTGCTCCAATCCATCTTGGATGATGAAGCGGAAATGTTTGTCCTCAAGATGTGGAGGATGCTTATCTTTGAAATTAAGAAAGTGGAGACAGGTCTCTCTTTAAAGCCTAGGGCCTGA
- the LOC131257958 gene encoding RNA-binding motif protein 25 isoform X2, producing MALVSPSSPATLPPEKSDPEIALPSSNQFTEIPLPSSKSTELPLPPSTQPMPPPHSTSSPSIIETPNPNPSISSQPPPSIQSISPSPIPGPPPSFRPAAVPAPVPPPASQFSPLLPNPPTLQPPGVGGVPMSIMLPGMGTGAGSVTVSVSPLRPPNMYPYATGQPPNPPPSGLYGQMPNGYASMHGAAGIPPPGIPRYPSPYAGMGRPAFPPRPPTAMGVIPPLSRPPVPGIRGVPPMVAPVMRPVVPIVAPTEKPQTTVYVGKIAATVENEFLLSLLQLCGPVKSWKRAQDPSDGSPRGFGFCEFESAEGVLRALRLLSKFSVDGQELVLNVNQATREYLERYVEKKTEREKKLKEGDAEGIEKDDESAPGVKKHEPQKPSLQDSKKDDHSADKENHDAAQKFGIVTDEDREADREASEKLTSMMEERLKTKPLPPPPPVQNDSSMKSNSEVPAKSRDGDSDVDIMKSDAAEDKNDDETTSEHKPTAEHDRPETSSSDKGRRYDRRSRERDRERDLKREKERELERYERERERERVRREREREMKVREAERLYKERVKEWESREREKDHQRMYEKEKEKEKERERRREIMDQEDESDDEDTRKRRRRSSSTYEEKRRKRQREKEDDLDDRLREEEEFAEAKRRAVEEQKQREEEVGQATNGSEKPAMPEEGISDEERENALDVTCERDSGHANHSRDAVQRNGTGDELTSGSSVADLDMRQNSGAPARKLGFGLTGSGKRTAVPSVFHEEDDEDAQKEKKMRPLVPIDYSTEEIKAVQPSVTGTPPNLVAAAEFAKRISNVNTKEERGESERERSKRSNDRSSQRERDRNDDESSRARDENKEKVHDKSLDRDRDQEHGPDKVKSLENKKLLDAKQLIDMIPKTKEELFSYDINWAVYDKHELHERMRPWISKKITEFLGEEEATLVDYIVSSTKEHVRATQMLELLQSILDDEAEMFVLKMWRMLIFEIKKVETGLSLKPRA from the exons ATGGCGttagtttctccttcctctcctGCAACCCTTCCACCTGAAAAATCCGATCCCGAAATTGCCCTTCCCTCTTCTAATCAATTTACCGAAATACCCCTCCCCTCTTCCAAATCCACCGAACTACCCCTCCCCCCATCCACCCAACCCATGCCCCCACCACATTcaacatcctcaccgtccatcataGAAACCCCCAATCCAAACCCTAGTATCAGTTCCCAGCCCCCTCCATCCATCCAATCTATATCCCCGTCTCCGATCCCGGGCCCACCACCATCTTTCCGGCCCGCAGCCGTCCCCGCTCCGGTCCCGCCCCCGGCCTCGCAATTCTCCCCGCTCCTCCCAAATCCCCCTACCCTCCAACCCCCTGGTGTCGGCGGGGTCCCCATGTCGATCATGCTTCCTGGCATGGGCACCGGCGCCGGGTCCGTCACGGTCTCCGTCTCGCCCCTCCGCCCTCCTAATATGTACCCTTACGCTACTGGCCAGCCTCCCAATCCCCCTCCTTCGGGCCTTTATGGTCAGATGCCGAACGGCTATGCTTCCATGCATGGGGCGGCGGGGATCCCTCCACCTG GTATTCCTCGTTATCCTTCGCCATATGCGGGTATGGGTCGCCCTGCCTTCCCACCACGTCCACCAACGGCAATGGGTGTGATTCCGCCACTGTCACGGCCTCCTGTTCCAGGGATCCGTGGAGTTCCTCCAATGGTTGCCCCTGTGATGAGGCCAGTTGTTCCTATTGTTGCACCGACAGAGAAGCCCCAGACCACAGTTTATGTTGGCAAGATAGCTGCAACTGTGGAAAATGAATTTCTGCTCTCTCTCCTTCAG CTATGTGGGCCAGTCAAGAGTTGGAAGCGTGCACAAGATCCCTCTGATGGATCTCCAAGAGGCTTTGGCTTTTGTGAATTTGAATCTGCTGAAGGGGTGCTTCGTGCGTTGCGCCTGCTGAGTAAATTTAGTGTTGATGGACAAGAGCTGGTG CTAAACGTAAATCAAGCAACAAGGGAATACCTAGAGCGTTATGTTGAAAAGAAAACTGAAAGAGAAAAGAAACTTAAAGAAGGTGATGCTGAAGGTATTGAAAAAGATGATGAGAGTGCACCAGGTGTCAAGAAGCATGAGCCTCAAAAGCCCTCTTTACAGGACTCAAAAAAGGATGATCATTCGGCGGATAAAGAAAATCATGATGCAGCCCAGAAATTTGGTATCGTGACGGATGAAGATCGCGAGGCCGACAGAGAGGCTTCAGAGAAGCTAACAAGTATGATGGAAGAGAGGTTGAAGACAAAACCCCTGCCTCCTCCCCCACCTGTCCAAAATGATAGTTCTATGAAATCAAACTCTGAAGTGCCTGCTAAATCCAGGGATGGGGATTCTGATGTGGATATCATGAAAAGTG ATGCGGCTGAAGATAAAAATGATGATGAGACAACAAGCGAACACAAGCCAACAGCTGAGCACGATAGGCCTGAAACAAGCTCATCGGACAAGGGTAGGAGGTATGATAGGAGGAGCAGAGAGAGGGACAGGGAGCGGGATTTGAAAAGGGAGAAGGAACGGGAACTAGAGAGATATGAGAGAGAacgggagagagaaagagtgaggaGGGAGAGGGAGCGAGAGATGAAAGTCCGAGAGGCTGAGCGTTTGTATAAGGAGCGCGTTAAGGAGTGGGAATCcagggagagagaaaaagatcACCAGAGGATGtatgagaaggagaaggagaaggaaaaggAACGTGAACGCCGGAGGGAGATCATGGATCAAGAAGATGAGAGTGATGATGAAGATACAAGGAAACGAAGGCGCAGGAGTAGTAGCACATATGAGGAGAAGAGGAGAAAAAGGCAACGGGAAAAGGAAGATGACTTGGATGATCGATTAAGAGAGGAAGAGGAATTTGCAGAGGCTAAGAGGCGAGCAGTTGAAGAGCAGAAGCAGAGAGAGGAAGAGGTTGGCCAGGCAACTAATGGGAGTGAGAAACCTGCGATGCCAGAAGAAGGAATTAGTgatgaagagagagaaaatgcTTTAGATGTGACTTGTGAGAGGGATTCTGGTCATGCTAACCATTCTC GTGATGCGGTTCAAAGAAATGGCACTGGGGATGAATTAACTTCGGGATCATCAGTTGCTGATTTGGATATGAGGCAGAATAGCGGTGCTCCTGCTCGAAAGTTGGGTTTTGGCCTAACAGGCTCAGGAAAACGAACGGCCGTCCCTTCTGTTTTCCatgaagaagatgatgaggatgcacagaaggagaagaagatgagaCCACTAGTGCCTATCGATTATTCCACGGAGGAAATAAAGGCGGTCCAACCCTCTGTTACTGGGACACCCCCGAATTTGGTGGCAGCGGCAGAATTTGCTAAGCGAATCTCCAATGTTAACACCAAAGAAGAGAGGGGTGAATCAGAGAGGGAAAGAAGTAAGCGATCTAATGACAGATCGAGCCAGAGAGAGCGAGATCGAAATGATGATGAGAGCAGCCGTGCCAGAGATGAGAACAAAGAGAAAGTGCATGATAAGTCCCTTGACCGGGACAGGGATCAGGAACATGGTCCAGATAAGGTGAAGTCACTGGAAAACAAGAAGCTTTTGGACGCAAAGCAATTAATCGATATGATCCCGAAAACTAAGGAAGAGTTATTTTCATATGATATCAACTGGGCTGTTTATGACAAG CATGAGCTACATGAGAGAATGAGACCGTGGATATCAAAGAAGATTACGGAGTTTCTGGGTGAGGAAGAAGCTACTTTGGTGGACTACATTGTTTCCAGTACAAAGGAGCACGTGCGGGCAACTCAAATGCTGGAACTGCTCCAATCCATCTTGGATGATGAAGCGGAAATGTTTGTCCTCAAGATGTGGAGGATGCTTATCTTTGAAATTAAGAAAGTGGAGACAGGTCTCTCTTTAAAGCCTAGGGCCTGA
- the LOC131257958 gene encoding RNA-binding motif protein 25 isoform X5, which produces MLVLCGIPRYPSPYAGMGRPAFPPRPPTAMGVIPPLSRPPVPGIRGVPPMVAPVMRPVVPIVAPTEKPQTTVYVGKIAATVENEFLLSLLQLCGPVKSWKRAQDPSDGSPRGFGFCEFESAEGVLRALRLLSKFSVDGQELVLNVNQATREYLERYVEKKTEREKKLKEGDAEGIEKDDESAPGVKKHEPQKPSLQDSKKDDHSADKENHDAAQKFGIVTDEDREADREASEKLTSMMEERLKTKPLPPPPPVQNDSSMKSNSEVPAKSRDGDSDVDIMKSDAAEDKNDDETTSEHKPTAEHDRPETSSSDKGRRYDRRSRERDRERDLKREKERELERYERERERERVRREREREMKVREAERLYKERVKEWESREREKDHQRMYEKEKEKEKERERRREIMDQEDESDDEDTRKRRRRSSSTYEEKRRKRQREKEDDLDDRLREEEEFAEAKRRAVEEQKQREEEVGQATNGSEKPAMPEEGISDEERENALDVTCERDSGHANHSRDAVQRNGTGDELTSGSSVADLDMRQNSGAPARKLGFGLTGSGKRTAVPSVFHEEDDEDAQKEKKMRPLVPIDYSTEEIKAVQPSVTGTPPNLVAAAEFAKRISNVNTKEERGESERERSKRSNDRSSQRERDRNDDESSRARDENKEKVHDKSLDRDRDQEHGPDKVKSLENKKLLDAKQLIDMIPKTKEELFSYDINWAVYDKHELHERMRPWISKKITEFLGEEEATLVDYIVSSTKEHVRATQMLELLQSILDDEAEMFVLKMWRMLIFEIKKVETGLSLKPRA; this is translated from the exons ATGCTTGTGTTGTGTG GTATTCCTCGTTATCCTTCGCCATATGCGGGTATGGGTCGCCCTGCCTTCCCACCACGTCCACCAACGGCAATGGGTGTGATTCCGCCACTGTCACGGCCTCCTGTTCCAGGGATCCGTGGAGTTCCTCCAATGGTTGCCCCTGTGATGAGGCCAGTTGTTCCTATTGTTGCACCGACAGAGAAGCCCCAGACCACAGTTTATGTTGGCAAGATAGCTGCAACTGTGGAAAATGAATTTCTGCTCTCTCTCCTTCAG CTATGTGGGCCAGTCAAGAGTTGGAAGCGTGCACAAGATCCCTCTGATGGATCTCCAAGAGGCTTTGGCTTTTGTGAATTTGAATCTGCTGAAGGGGTGCTTCGTGCGTTGCGCCTGCTGAGTAAATTTAGTGTTGATGGACAAGAGCTGGTG CTAAACGTAAATCAAGCAACAAGGGAATACCTAGAGCGTTATGTTGAAAAGAAAACTGAAAGAGAAAAGAAACTTAAAGAAGGTGATGCTGAAGGTATTGAAAAAGATGATGAGAGTGCACCAGGTGTCAAGAAGCATGAGCCTCAAAAGCCCTCTTTACAGGACTCAAAAAAGGATGATCATTCGGCGGATAAAGAAAATCATGATGCAGCCCAGAAATTTGGTATCGTGACGGATGAAGATCGCGAGGCCGACAGAGAGGCTTCAGAGAAGCTAACAAGTATGATGGAAGAGAGGTTGAAGACAAAACCCCTGCCTCCTCCCCCACCTGTCCAAAATGATAGTTCTATGAAATCAAACTCTGAAGTGCCTGCTAAATCCAGGGATGGGGATTCTGATGTGGATATCATGAAAAGTG ATGCGGCTGAAGATAAAAATGATGATGAGACAACAAGCGAACACAAGCCAACAGCTGAGCACGATAGGCCTGAAACAAGCTCATCGGACAAGGGTAGGAGGTATGATAGGAGGAGCAGAGAGAGGGACAGGGAGCGGGATTTGAAAAGGGAGAAGGAACGGGAACTAGAGAGATATGAGAGAGAacgggagagagaaagagtgaggaGGGAGAGGGAGCGAGAGATGAAAGTCCGAGAGGCTGAGCGTTTGTATAAGGAGCGCGTTAAGGAGTGGGAATCcagggagagagaaaaagatcACCAGAGGATGtatgagaaggagaaggagaaggaaaaggAACGTGAACGCCGGAGGGAGATCATGGATCAAGAAGATGAGAGTGATGATGAAGATACAAGGAAACGAAGGCGCAGGAGTAGTAGCACATATGAGGAGAAGAGGAGAAAAAGGCAACGGGAAAAGGAAGATGACTTGGATGATCGATTAAGAGAGGAAGAGGAATTTGCAGAGGCTAAGAGGCGAGCAGTTGAAGAGCAGAAGCAGAGAGAGGAAGAGGTTGGCCAGGCAACTAATGGGAGTGAGAAACCTGCGATGCCAGAAGAAGGAATTAGTgatgaagagagagaaaatgcTTTAGATGTGACTTGTGAGAGGGATTCTGGTCATGCTAACCATTCTC GTGATGCGGTTCAAAGAAATGGCACTGGGGATGAATTAACTTCGGGATCATCAGTTGCTGATTTGGATATGAGGCAGAATAGCGGTGCTCCTGCTCGAAAGTTGGGTTTTGGCCTAACAGGCTCAGGAAAACGAACGGCCGTCCCTTCTGTTTTCCatgaagaagatgatgaggatgcacagaaggagaagaagatgagaCCACTAGTGCCTATCGATTATTCCACGGAGGAAATAAAGGCGGTCCAACCCTCTGTTACTGGGACACCCCCGAATTTGGTGGCAGCGGCAGAATTTGCTAAGCGAATCTCCAATGTTAACACCAAAGAAGAGAGGGGTGAATCAGAGAGGGAAAGAAGTAAGCGATCTAATGACAGATCGAGCCAGAGAGAGCGAGATCGAAATGATGATGAGAGCAGCCGTGCCAGAGATGAGAACAAAGAGAAAGTGCATGATAAGTCCCTTGACCGGGACAGGGATCAGGAACATGGTCCAGATAAGGTGAAGTCACTGGAAAACAAGAAGCTTTTGGACGCAAAGCAATTAATCGATATGATCCCGAAAACTAAGGAAGAGTTATTTTCATATGATATCAACTGGGCTGTTTATGACAAG CATGAGCTACATGAGAGAATGAGACCGTGGATATCAAAGAAGATTACGGAGTTTCTGGGTGAGGAAGAAGCTACTTTGGTGGACTACATTGTTTCCAGTACAAAGGAGCACGTGCGGGCAACTCAAATGCTGGAACTGCTCCAATCCATCTTGGATGATGAAGCGGAAATGTTTGTCCTCAAGATGTGGAGGATGCTTATCTTTGAAATTAAGAAAGTGGAGACAGGTCTCTCTTTAAAGCCTAGGGCCTGA
- the LOC131257958 gene encoding RNA-binding motif protein 25 isoform X4, with amino-acid sequence MRTGIVCIPAGIPRYPSPYAGMGRPAFPPRPPTAMGVIPPLSRPPVPGIRGVPPMVAPVMRPVVPIVAPTEKPQTTVYVGKIAATVENEFLLSLLQLCGPVKSWKRAQDPSDGSPRGFGFCEFESAEGVLRALRLLSKFSVDGQELVLNVNQATREYLERYVEKKTEREKKLKEGDAEGIEKDDESAPGVKKHEPQKPSLQDSKKDDHSADKENHDAAQKFGIVTDEDREADREASEKLTSMMEERLKTKPLPPPPPVQNDSSMKSNSEVPAKSRDGDSDVDIMKSDAAEDKNDDETTSEHKPTAEHDRPETSSSDKGRRYDRRSRERDRERDLKREKERELERYERERERERVRREREREMKVREAERLYKERVKEWESREREKDHQRMYEKEKEKEKERERRREIMDQEDESDDEDTRKRRRRSSSTYEEKRRKRQREKEDDLDDRLREEEEFAEAKRRAVEEQKQREEEVGQATNGSEKPAMPEEGISDEERENALDVTCERDSGHANHSRDAVQRNGTGDELTSGSSVADLDMRQNSGAPARKLGFGLTGSGKRTAVPSVFHEEDDEDAQKEKKMRPLVPIDYSTEEIKAVQPSVTGTPPNLVAAAEFAKRISNVNTKEERGESERERSKRSNDRSSQRERDRNDDESSRARDENKEKVHDKSLDRDRDQEHGPDKVKSLENKKLLDAKQLIDMIPKTKEELFSYDINWAVYDKHELHERMRPWISKKITEFLGEEEATLVDYIVSSTKEHVRATQMLELLQSILDDEAEMFVLKMWRMLIFEIKKVETGLSLKPRA; translated from the exons ATGCGAACAG GTATTGTTTGCATTCCTGCAGGTATTCCTCGTTATCCTTCGCCATATGCGGGTATGGGTCGCCCTGCCTTCCCACCACGTCCACCAACGGCAATGGGTGTGATTCCGCCACTGTCACGGCCTCCTGTTCCAGGGATCCGTGGAGTTCCTCCAATGGTTGCCCCTGTGATGAGGCCAGTTGTTCCTATTGTTGCACCGACAGAGAAGCCCCAGACCACAGTTTATGTTGGCAAGATAGCTGCAACTGTGGAAAATGAATTTCTGCTCTCTCTCCTTCAG CTATGTGGGCCAGTCAAGAGTTGGAAGCGTGCACAAGATCCCTCTGATGGATCTCCAAGAGGCTTTGGCTTTTGTGAATTTGAATCTGCTGAAGGGGTGCTTCGTGCGTTGCGCCTGCTGAGTAAATTTAGTGTTGATGGACAAGAGCTGGTG CTAAACGTAAATCAAGCAACAAGGGAATACCTAGAGCGTTATGTTGAAAAGAAAACTGAAAGAGAAAAGAAACTTAAAGAAGGTGATGCTGAAGGTATTGAAAAAGATGATGAGAGTGCACCAGGTGTCAAGAAGCATGAGCCTCAAAAGCCCTCTTTACAGGACTCAAAAAAGGATGATCATTCGGCGGATAAAGAAAATCATGATGCAGCCCAGAAATTTGGTATCGTGACGGATGAAGATCGCGAGGCCGACAGAGAGGCTTCAGAGAAGCTAACAAGTATGATGGAAGAGAGGTTGAAGACAAAACCCCTGCCTCCTCCCCCACCTGTCCAAAATGATAGTTCTATGAAATCAAACTCTGAAGTGCCTGCTAAATCCAGGGATGGGGATTCTGATGTGGATATCATGAAAAGTG ATGCGGCTGAAGATAAAAATGATGATGAGACAACAAGCGAACACAAGCCAACAGCTGAGCACGATAGGCCTGAAACAAGCTCATCGGACAAGGGTAGGAGGTATGATAGGAGGAGCAGAGAGAGGGACAGGGAGCGGGATTTGAAAAGGGAGAAGGAACGGGAACTAGAGAGATATGAGAGAGAacgggagagagaaagagtgaggaGGGAGAGGGAGCGAGAGATGAAAGTCCGAGAGGCTGAGCGTTTGTATAAGGAGCGCGTTAAGGAGTGGGAATCcagggagagagaaaaagatcACCAGAGGATGtatgagaaggagaaggagaaggaaaaggAACGTGAACGCCGGAGGGAGATCATGGATCAAGAAGATGAGAGTGATGATGAAGATACAAGGAAACGAAGGCGCAGGAGTAGTAGCACATATGAGGAGAAGAGGAGAAAAAGGCAACGGGAAAAGGAAGATGACTTGGATGATCGATTAAGAGAGGAAGAGGAATTTGCAGAGGCTAAGAGGCGAGCAGTTGAAGAGCAGAAGCAGAGAGAGGAAGAGGTTGGCCAGGCAACTAATGGGAGTGAGAAACCTGCGATGCCAGAAGAAGGAATTAGTgatgaagagagagaaaatgcTTTAGATGTGACTTGTGAGAGGGATTCTGGTCATGCTAACCATTCTC GTGATGCGGTTCAAAGAAATGGCACTGGGGATGAATTAACTTCGGGATCATCAGTTGCTGATTTGGATATGAGGCAGAATAGCGGTGCTCCTGCTCGAAAGTTGGGTTTTGGCCTAACAGGCTCAGGAAAACGAACGGCCGTCCCTTCTGTTTTCCatgaagaagatgatgaggatgcacagaaggagaagaagatgagaCCACTAGTGCCTATCGATTATTCCACGGAGGAAATAAAGGCGGTCCAACCCTCTGTTACTGGGACACCCCCGAATTTGGTGGCAGCGGCAGAATTTGCTAAGCGAATCTCCAATGTTAACACCAAAGAAGAGAGGGGTGAATCAGAGAGGGAAAGAAGTAAGCGATCTAATGACAGATCGAGCCAGAGAGAGCGAGATCGAAATGATGATGAGAGCAGCCGTGCCAGAGATGAGAACAAAGAGAAAGTGCATGATAAGTCCCTTGACCGGGACAGGGATCAGGAACATGGTCCAGATAAGGTGAAGTCACTGGAAAACAAGAAGCTTTTGGACGCAAAGCAATTAATCGATATGATCCCGAAAACTAAGGAAGAGTTATTTTCATATGATATCAACTGGGCTGTTTATGACAAG CATGAGCTACATGAGAGAATGAGACCGTGGATATCAAAGAAGATTACGGAGTTTCTGGGTGAGGAAGAAGCTACTTTGGTGGACTACATTGTTTCCAGTACAAAGGAGCACGTGCGGGCAACTCAAATGCTGGAACTGCTCCAATCCATCTTGGATGATGAAGCGGAAATGTTTGTCCTCAAGATGTGGAGGATGCTTATCTTTGAAATTAAGAAAGTGGAGACAGGTCTCTCTTTAAAGCCTAGGGCCTGA